A portion of the Roseimicrobium gellanilyticum genome contains these proteins:
- a CDS encoding RNA ligase family protein — translation MSDFFKFPHTPHLAWLGEGIPRDDKVLTPQEAAELLAGPVEVEEKVDGANLGFSVNLDGILQIQNRGQYIEPPFSGQFARLASWIPQHRDTLVSLLGRNLMLFGEWCTATHSLTYTELPDWFLAFDIYDRHTKGFWSSSRRNKLLAGVDLAVVPTVSKGEVTIASLTELISKRPSALGSNVLEGIVVRKDNGDWLGSRAKLVRKEFVQSISAHWSRKKLQWNRLSSFRES, via the coding sequence ATGAGTGACTTTTTTAAATTTCCTCATACACCTCACTTAGCTTGGCTGGGTGAGGGCATCCCTCGAGACGATAAAGTCCTCACCCCCCAAGAAGCCGCCGAACTTCTGGCTGGCCCAGTCGAAGTCGAGGAAAAGGTCGATGGCGCAAACCTTGGCTTTTCTGTGAATCTCGATGGAATTCTACAAATTCAGAACAGAGGACAATACATAGAGCCTCCGTTTTCAGGGCAGTTTGCGCGACTCGCATCTTGGATACCCCAACACCGAGACACACTCGTCTCTCTCCTAGGCAGGAATCTCATGCTGTTTGGAGAATGGTGCACTGCGACTCACTCCTTGACCTACACTGAGCTACCTGATTGGTTCCTAGCTTTTGATATCTACGACCGACACACCAAGGGATTTTGGAGTTCTTCCCGAAGAAACAAACTTCTTGCTGGCGTCGACCTTGCAGTCGTACCTACCGTTAGTAAGGGTGAAGTGACCATTGCATCACTGACAGAACTGATCAGCAAAAGGCCAAGTGCACTAGGCTCCAACGTTCTTGAGGGAATCGTAGTCCGCAAAGACAACGGAGATTGGCTCGGGTCACGAGCAAAGCTTGTTCGCAAAGAGTTCGTTCAATCCATTTCGGCTCATTGGAGTCGCAAAAAGCTTCAATGGAATCGCCTCTCTTCGTTCCGAGAGAGCTAA
- a CDS encoding AAA family ATPase, protein MLTSLRIKNFKAWKDTGEVKLAPLTVIFGANSAGKSSLGHLLLALKQTAQSSDRRRALHLGDQNTLIDLGTFADCLHGHDVSQTLDFEVSWQLPEAIRFRNPLEPLRLYRGTNLALKVQLTADTSLQPETKLIRYSLADDKTPSVDAEFSRDPKGNYSLESQHYSFKKAIGRKWPLEAPEKFYRISDTSRARYQNAGFLADFALATEQMLNSLYYLGPLRDHPRRTYQWSGDTPEDVGPRGEFTIAALLAAEARGRKLNRSAKQHLRHFSAFIAGWLKDLGVINSFAVKPVAPGRKEYEVLIKTGPQSPEVKITDVGFGVSQVLPALVLPFYCPANSVVWLEQPEIHLHPQVQAELADVFICAVKARENNRDRNVQLIVESHSEHFLNRLQRRIAEGTLESQDVAIYFCNRTESATEMEPLRLNQFGDIENWPQNFFGDQMADLTARTVAAVEKKKKLAGK, encoded by the coding sequence ATGCTCACCTCGCTCCGAATCAAAAACTTCAAAGCATGGAAGGACACTGGCGAAGTTAAGCTCGCCCCTCTTACAGTAATCTTTGGAGCAAACAGCGCCGGGAAAAGCAGTCTTGGGCATCTACTATTAGCGCTTAAGCAGACCGCTCAGTCGTCAGACCGACGTCGTGCTTTGCATCTAGGTGATCAGAATACGCTTATCGATCTTGGAACCTTTGCAGACTGTCTACATGGTCACGATGTAAGTCAAACTCTCGACTTTGAGGTTAGCTGGCAACTCCCTGAAGCCATACGATTTCGCAACCCGCTCGAACCTCTCCGACTATATCGTGGCACAAATCTGGCCTTAAAAGTGCAACTTACGGCAGATACGTCGTTGCAGCCTGAAACTAAGCTTATTCGATATTCCCTCGCCGACGACAAGACCCCTTCGGTGGACGCTGAGTTCTCACGCGACCCTAAGGGAAATTATTCTCTAGAATCACAGCACTATTCCTTCAAAAAAGCAATTGGTAGAAAGTGGCCCTTAGAGGCTCCTGAGAAGTTTTATCGAATCTCCGACACAAGTCGCGCGAGATATCAGAATGCCGGATTTTTGGCTGATTTTGCATTGGCGACCGAACAAATGCTCAACAGTCTATATTACTTGGGGCCCCTCAGAGATCATCCTCGGCGAACTTACCAATGGTCGGGCGACACCCCGGAAGACGTGGGGCCCCGTGGGGAATTTACAATCGCGGCGCTCCTAGCCGCCGAGGCTCGCGGCAGAAAACTAAACAGAAGCGCAAAGCAACACCTTCGCCACTTTAGTGCGTTTATAGCAGGTTGGTTAAAGGACCTTGGAGTAATTAACAGCTTTGCAGTCAAACCAGTAGCACCTGGGCGAAAGGAATACGAGGTTCTAATCAAGACGGGCCCTCAATCACCTGAAGTGAAAATCACCGACGTGGGCTTCGGGGTCTCACAGGTGCTTCCAGCGTTGGTACTTCCATTTTATTGCCCAGCCAACTCGGTGGTTTGGTTGGAGCAACCGGAAATCCATTTGCATCCGCAAGTTCAGGCAGAATTGGCAGACGTCTTCATTTGTGCGGTTAAAGCCCGAGAAAACAACAGGGATCGCAATGTTCAACTGATTGTTGAGAGCCATTCCGAGCACTTTCTTAATCGACTGCAACGGCGAATAGCCGAGGGCACTCTCGAATCTCAAGATGTTGCGATTTACTTTTGCAACCGCACTGAGTCCGCTACCGAGATGGAGCCTCTACGGCTAAATCAGTTTGGTGACATTGAAAACTGGCCACAAAACTTCTTTGGCGACCAGATGGCAGACCTCACTGCGCGCACTGTTGCTGCCGTAGAAAAGAAAAAGAAGCTTGCTGGCAAATGA
- a CDS encoding serine hydroxymethyltransferase: MSSALKRVLFVCTGNTCRSPMAEALFRGMVAERQDYAVLSAGVGAHEGDFPATHTVQLLRELGFDLSGHRSRQISSDLLKDVTHIFAMSAGHLHAVEMMYPEAADKVYLLSEFSPDDSIRGRDIMDPFGGGRRDYEQTLKTLQKLLPTILAYIDQTFDRNHQPTATATAPTPQAMHSSASASDPAASSATNTLVQSIALGSDHGGIDLKDALVAHLRGIGKTVHDLGTHGKDSVDYPDFAEAVCARVLSGEADAGVLVCTTGIGMSITANRHPGIQAALVHDAKTAAITREHNSSNVVCLAGTTTSTAEGIAIVEAFINTATASGERHLRRVNKMNSLRKRAADVVRQKDPAIADVIEGEEQRQQGNIELIASENFASRAVQAAQGSCLTNKYAEGYPARRWYGGCEEVDKAEQLAIDRVCELFGAKYANVQPHSGSQANAAVYFSVLQPGDKILTMNLAHGGHLTHGHSANFSGKFYEVTHYGVSEKDERIDYDALAKQAQEVKPKMITAGASAYPRVIDFARMSEIAKSVGAYLFVDMAHIAGLVAGGVHPSPMEYADFVTSTTHKSLRGPRGGIVLTNQEDLAKKINAMVFPGTQGGPLMHVIAAKAVCFHEALQPGFKEYQKQIVKNAQALAAELGTLGYRIVSGGTDNHLMLVDLRPRGLNGKIASETLDHAGITVNKNGIPFDTEKITLGGGIRVGTPAVTTRGMKEAEMKQIAAWIHEALEGREKPEVLEKIRSEVAELNKRFPLP; encoded by the coding sequence GTGTCTTCCGCTCTGAAACGCGTCCTCTTCGTCTGCACCGGCAATACCTGCCGCAGTCCCATGGCGGAGGCACTCTTTCGTGGCATGGTGGCGGAGCGGCAGGACTATGCGGTACTCTCCGCAGGCGTGGGAGCCCATGAGGGAGACTTCCCCGCCACACACACCGTACAGCTTCTGAGAGAGCTGGGCTTCGACCTCTCCGGCCACCGGAGCCGGCAGATTTCCTCCGACCTGCTCAAAGATGTGACCCACATCTTTGCCATGAGCGCGGGGCATCTCCATGCGGTCGAGATGATGTATCCGGAGGCAGCAGACAAGGTCTACCTGCTCAGCGAGTTCTCACCGGATGACAGCATTCGTGGCCGGGACATCATGGATCCCTTCGGTGGTGGCCGCCGCGACTACGAGCAGACACTCAAGACGCTGCAGAAACTGCTGCCGACCATCCTCGCCTACATCGACCAGACTTTCGACAGGAACCACCAACCCACCGCCACCGCCACCGCACCGACGCCCCAAGCCATGCACTCCTCCGCCAGCGCCTCTGATCCCGCCGCCTCTTCCGCCACGAATACCCTGGTGCAGAGCATTGCCCTTGGCTCTGATCACGGCGGCATCGACCTCAAGGACGCTCTCGTGGCCCACCTGCGTGGTATTGGCAAGACGGTGCATGACCTCGGCACGCACGGTAAGGACAGCGTGGACTATCCCGACTTCGCCGAGGCGGTGTGCGCCCGCGTGCTGAGTGGGGAAGCAGACGCCGGCGTGCTGGTGTGCACCACCGGCATTGGCATGAGCATCACGGCGAACCGCCACCCCGGCATCCAGGCCGCGCTGGTGCATGATGCGAAAACCGCCGCCATCACCCGCGAACACAATTCCTCCAACGTGGTCTGCCTCGCCGGCACCACGACTTCCACCGCAGAGGGCATCGCCATTGTGGAAGCCTTCATCAACACCGCAACAGCCAGCGGTGAGCGCCACCTGCGCCGTGTGAACAAGATGAATTCCCTACGCAAGCGCGCTGCGGATGTGGTCCGCCAGAAGGACCCTGCCATCGCCGATGTCATCGAAGGCGAAGAGCAGCGCCAGCAGGGCAACATCGAACTCATCGCGAGCGAGAACTTCGCGAGCCGCGCCGTCCAGGCCGCGCAGGGTTCATGCCTCACGAACAAGTATGCGGAAGGCTATCCCGCACGCCGCTGGTACGGTGGCTGTGAAGAGGTGGACAAGGCCGAGCAGCTTGCCATCGATCGCGTGTGCGAACTCTTCGGAGCGAAGTATGCCAACGTGCAGCCGCACTCCGGATCGCAGGCGAATGCAGCCGTGTACTTCAGCGTGCTGCAGCCCGGCGACAAGATTCTGACCATGAACCTGGCCCACGGCGGCCACCTCACGCATGGTCACAGCGCAAACTTCAGCGGCAAATTCTATGAGGTGACCCACTATGGCGTGAGCGAGAAGGATGAGCGCATCGACTATGATGCCCTCGCCAAGCAGGCGCAGGAGGTGAAGCCCAAGATGATCACCGCCGGTGCCAGTGCCTATCCGCGTGTGATTGATTTCGCCCGCATGTCCGAGATCGCGAAGAGCGTGGGCGCCTATCTCTTCGTAGACATGGCTCACATCGCCGGTCTCGTGGCTGGTGGCGTGCATCCCTCCCCCATGGAGTATGCAGACTTCGTCACCTCCACCACGCACAAGAGCCTGCGCGGTCCGCGTGGTGGCATTGTGTTGACGAACCAGGAAGACCTCGCAAAGAAAATCAACGCCATGGTCTTCCCCGGCACCCAGGGTGGCCCGCTCATGCACGTGATTGCGGCGAAGGCGGTGTGCTTCCATGAAGCACTCCAACCCGGCTTCAAGGAATACCAAAAGCAGATTGTGAAGAACGCCCAGGCGCTCGCCGCCGAGCTCGGCACCCTCGGCTACCGCATCGTGAGCGGCGGCACGGACAATCACCTCATGCTCGTGGACCTGCGACCCCGCGGCTTGAACGGCAAGATTGCCTCCGAGACCCTCGACCACGCCGGCATCACCGTGAACAAGAACGGCATCCCCTTCGACACCGAGAAGATCACCCTCGGCGGCGGCATCCGCGTCGGCACTCCTGCTGTGACCACTCGCGGCATGAAGGAAGCTGAGATGAAGCAGATCGCTGCGTGGATCCACGAGGCACTCGAAGGCCGTGAGAAGCCCGAAGTGCTGGAGAAGATTCGCAGCGAAGTGGCGGAGTTGAACAAGCGCTTCCCGCTGCCCTGA
- a CDS encoding DUF6642 family protein produces MPRVPKYLKNIACLESLWDEDLENRLSVLPILELTARTTSAKFIYLTCNTQEELEHNLGLFKRKPSYGILVLAFHGVTGKIELGDKLVNLKALAKMMGKRFRGWVVHVASCSTVMIDEDQLTQFVEATGVAMVMGYTKLVDWTEGAVMDLLLLRWLQYYRDLGALWKHLLKNYPDLMELTGLQAFPALNGATNGS; encoded by the coding sequence ATGCCCCGAGTCCCGAAATACCTCAAGAACATCGCCTGCCTGGAATCGCTGTGGGATGAGGACTTGGAAAACCGCCTCAGCGTGCTGCCGATTCTTGAGCTGACCGCACGCACCACCTCGGCAAAATTCATCTACCTCACTTGCAACACGCAGGAGGAACTGGAGCACAATCTGGGCCTCTTCAAACGCAAGCCCTCCTACGGCATCCTCGTGCTCGCCTTCCACGGCGTCACCGGGAAGATTGAGCTCGGTGATAAGCTGGTTAACTTGAAGGCGCTGGCGAAGATGATGGGCAAACGCTTCCGCGGCTGGGTGGTGCACGTCGCCAGTTGCAGCACGGTGATGATTGACGAGGATCAGCTCACACAGTTCGTGGAAGCCACCGGCGTGGCCATGGTCATGGGCTACACAAAGCTGGTGGACTGGACCGAAGGCGCCGTGATGGACCTTCTCCTGCTCCGCTGGCTCCAATATTATCGGGACCTCGGAGCTCTCTGGAAGCACCTGCTGAAGAACTACCCCGACCTCATGGAGCTGACCGGACTCCAGGCCTTTCCCGCGCTGAACGGCGCGACGAATGGCAGTTGA
- a CDS encoding DUF3592 domain-containing protein, which yields MGESIKAVLGGIVFLLVGLVATWGSWREMGKHDALQEHGVRSIGTVSGASSSSGRGGKSYRVDFTYRVNGKEYKGSSSLPDKVFSKYASEYFYSPSSIPIKYLPEDPSTAEVADVDLPSDHYAWSKWLLLMPIGITVMGGLYLYNGGASLLASMRTSSGSPPTKHFGGF from the coding sequence GTGGGTGAATCGATCAAAGCAGTCTTGGGAGGCATCGTCTTCCTGCTCGTCGGCCTCGTGGCGACTTGGGGTTCATGGCGCGAGATGGGCAAGCACGACGCGTTGCAGGAGCACGGAGTGCGTTCCATTGGCACTGTCAGCGGCGCGTCCAGCAGTTCTGGCAGAGGGGGCAAATCCTATCGCGTGGACTTTACCTACCGGGTGAATGGCAAAGAATACAAGGGTAGCTCTTCTCTGCCGGACAAGGTGTTCAGCAAATATGCTTCCGAGTACTTCTACAGCCCGAGTTCGATACCCATCAAGTACCTGCCTGAAGACCCCTCTACCGCAGAAGTGGCGGACGTGGACCTCCCCAGCGACCACTACGCCTGGTCGAAGTGGCTGTTGTTGATGCCCATCGGGATCACCGTGATGGGAGGGCTCTATCTTTACAATGGGGGCGCTTCGCTCCTAGCCTCCATGAGGACTTCGAGCGGCTCTCCACCGACCAAACATTTTGGCGGGTTTTAG
- a CDS encoding Dabb family protein produces the protein MKSLPAFLAVVLALFMSTASASAADTPYRHVVLFKFKDGTTPAQVKTVEDAFRGLPGKIDTIVDFEFGTNVSPEGKDGGFTHCFFLTFKDKAGLEVYLPHPAHKEFGATLRPYLDKVLVIDYVAGK, from the coding sequence ATGAAATCATTGCCCGCCTTCCTCGCTGTTGTACTGGCTCTCTTTATGTCCACTGCCTCCGCTTCTGCCGCCGATACGCCTTACCGTCATGTGGTTCTGTTCAAGTTCAAGGACGGTACCACGCCTGCACAGGTGAAGACGGTGGAGGATGCCTTCCGTGGATTGCCCGGCAAGATTGACACCATCGTGGACTTCGAGTTCGGGACCAATGTGAGCCCGGAGGGGAAGGACGGCGGCTTCACGCATTGCTTCTTCCTTACGTTCAAGGACAAGGCTGGCCTGGAAGTCTACCTTCCACATCCCGCGCACAAGGAGTTCGGCGCGACGCTTCGCCCGTATCTCGACAAGGTGCTGGTGATTGACTACGTGGCCGGGAAGTAA
- a CDS encoding carbohydrate porin, whose translation MNLRSLRHLACAMVALSGFSLAHAGTPTAPSAPPSAPAPSDLEAFFMQDYLLGDWGGLRTDLANNGLSFELFYIGSMPTNMHGGIEEGTVYQGAMLMIADFDTEKAGLWKGGRLHVSGVDLHGELFSKNHVGDFNKSNLVDFENDFRLWEAYYEQKLGDSLTVKLGLMTADADFILPDFYHSLSNITFLNQTFFFPTLVFNLYDIPGFPVGNHALNSSPYGSLGAVVKWNPDKKFYMNFGIYDGEPNLGDGGTDFSLSDDQGALMFFETGIRWNVEGSKCLPGDLKLGAFYHTDEFSDVYDVVTSFAGLSSGAKTHDGNYGFYALLEQMLVCESGCEADLGRAGCQGLYSFLRFTGAPADRNLTQFGVDGGFVWRGLIPTRDYDTLGIGGSYLQMSDDIRRGQKLVNKLAPGSFVVADYEAAIEVNYKVQLAAWWTIQPSFQYAMHPGGSGEIENAWVFILQSTLRF comes from the coding sequence ATGAACCTCCGCTCTCTTCGCCATCTGGCGTGCGCCATGGTCGCCCTCTCCGGGTTTTCCCTTGCCCATGCTGGCACTCCAACGGCTCCCTCCGCACCGCCTTCTGCACCAGCTCCTTCTGATTTGGAGGCCTTCTTCATGCAGGACTATCTCCTGGGTGACTGGGGTGGCCTGCGCACGGATCTGGCCAACAACGGCCTGTCCTTCGAGCTCTTCTACATCGGCTCCATGCCCACGAACATGCATGGCGGCATCGAGGAAGGCACGGTCTATCAGGGCGCGATGCTCATGATTGCGGACTTCGACACCGAGAAGGCTGGTCTTTGGAAGGGTGGTCGCCTTCACGTGTCCGGGGTCGACCTCCACGGGGAATTGTTCTCCAAGAACCACGTGGGTGACTTCAACAAGAGCAATCTCGTGGACTTCGAAAACGACTTCCGTCTCTGGGAAGCCTATTACGAGCAGAAGCTGGGAGACTCCCTCACGGTGAAGCTCGGCCTCATGACGGCGGATGCGGACTTCATCCTGCCGGACTTCTACCACTCCCTGTCGAACATCACCTTCCTGAACCAGACGTTTTTCTTCCCCACGCTGGTCTTCAATCTGTATGACATCCCCGGATTCCCGGTCGGCAATCATGCGCTGAACTCCTCTCCGTACGGCTCGCTCGGCGCGGTGGTGAAGTGGAATCCGGACAAGAAGTTCTACATGAACTTCGGCATCTATGACGGCGAGCCGAACCTTGGTGATGGCGGCACGGATTTCTCCCTCAGCGACGACCAGGGGGCGCTGATGTTCTTTGAGACCGGCATCCGCTGGAATGTGGAAGGCAGCAAGTGCCTGCCTGGCGACCTCAAGCTGGGCGCCTTCTACCACACGGATGAGTTCTCTGATGTGTATGACGTGGTGACGAGCTTCGCGGGTCTCAGCTCCGGGGCCAAGACACACGACGGCAACTACGGCTTCTACGCCCTCCTTGAGCAGATGCTGGTCTGTGAGTCGGGCTGTGAGGCAGATCTGGGTCGCGCTGGCTGCCAGGGCCTCTATTCCTTCCTGCGGTTCACTGGCGCTCCGGCGGATCGCAACCTCACCCAGTTCGGCGTGGACGGCGGCTTCGTCTGGAGAGGACTCATTCCCACCCGCGACTACGACACCCTCGGCATCGGCGGTTCCTACCTCCAGATGAGCGATGACATCCGCCGCGGCCAGAAGCTGGTGAACAAGCTCGCACCGGGCTCCTTCGTGGTGGCAGACTACGAAGCGGCCATTGAGGTGAACTACAAAGTGCAGCTTGCGGCCTGGTGGACCATCCAGCCCAGCTTCCAGTACGCCATGCATCCCGGCGGCTCCGGTGAGATTGAAAACGCCTGGGTCTTCATCCTGCAGTCGACGCTGCGCTTCTAG
- the asnB gene encoding asparagine synthase (glutamine-hydrolyzing): MCGIYGFAGFKEEGLLDRMGRVIRHRGPDGQGRYEAPEGVPFSMGMQRLSIIDLEGGWQPVFNEDQSIAICYNGETYNYVELREELEAKGHQFRTHSDTECVVHGYEEWGIEGVLQRMNGMFGFCLYDARKREFFIARDRCGQKPMYYHHANGRFLFGSEAKSILQSQHYTAEVNLEAIDPYLTLRNVPEPATMFKGIYKLPTSHYLHYKLADNSLKIARYWEVPLLDARTAKYKSDGEYFEALEHLFYDSVRLCMRSDVPVGAYLSAGVDSSLTVAAMTRYSSNINTYSVGFDSPVDETPAARETAAFLGTKHHEIICQPEDFDLLPKIVWHMDRPVGDALLIAFYKLAEGASKDLKVVLGGEGADEAFAGYSFQGVITKVEKMRRMIPGVTSIAAPIFAATPPGILNKFFTFPADLGSQGKKRVVEFLSKYSGRDLNHNFNALRTLWSQDERRDTYSEKFKNLATDAWMAKEKEKDKHGPFLDRLLKLQYDEWLQDWALIRQDKNTMAHSLEYRLPFLDHRLIELAFTMPAHLKINKGTDKFIERQLADKVFPQHIARRQKIPFYLPVEYFLDQPQFKSLVAETLNPDAVKKRGYFDPAKVTRLLENMRSTREFVYCKQVMSLVVLELWHRVFVDKSIRFD; the protein is encoded by the coding sequence ATGTGTGGCATTTACGGCTTCGCCGGATTCAAGGAAGAAGGTCTGCTCGACCGCATGGGGCGGGTCATCCGTCATCGTGGGCCGGATGGTCAGGGACGCTATGAAGCGCCCGAGGGCGTGCCCTTCAGCATGGGCATGCAGCGCCTGAGCATCATCGACCTGGAAGGCGGCTGGCAGCCGGTGTTCAACGAGGACCAGTCAATTGCCATCTGCTACAACGGCGAGACCTACAACTACGTCGAACTCCGCGAAGAGCTGGAGGCCAAGGGGCACCAGTTCCGCACGCACAGCGATACCGAGTGCGTGGTGCATGGATATGAGGAGTGGGGGATTGAGGGCGTGCTGCAGCGGATGAACGGCATGTTCGGCTTCTGCCTCTACGATGCGCGGAAGCGGGAGTTCTTCATTGCCCGTGACCGCTGCGGTCAGAAGCCGATGTACTACCACCATGCGAATGGTCGGTTTCTTTTCGGGAGCGAGGCCAAGAGCATCCTGCAGAGCCAGCACTACACGGCGGAGGTGAATCTTGAGGCCATCGATCCGTACCTCACGCTGCGGAATGTGCCGGAGCCAGCGACCATGTTCAAGGGCATCTACAAGCTGCCCACGAGCCACTACCTGCACTACAAGCTGGCGGATAACTCGCTGAAGATCGCGCGCTACTGGGAAGTGCCGCTGCTGGATGCGCGCACGGCGAAGTACAAGAGTGATGGAGAGTATTTCGAAGCCCTGGAGCATCTCTTTTATGACTCGGTGAGACTCTGCATGCGCAGTGACGTGCCTGTGGGCGCGTATCTCAGCGCGGGAGTAGACTCCTCCCTCACCGTGGCGGCGATGACGCGCTACAGCAGCAACATCAACACCTACAGCGTCGGCTTTGACTCGCCGGTGGATGAGACGCCGGCGGCGCGTGAAACGGCAGCCTTCCTCGGCACGAAGCATCATGAGATTATCTGCCAGCCGGAGGACTTTGATCTGCTGCCCAAGATCGTGTGGCACATGGATCGCCCCGTGGGCGATGCGCTGCTCATCGCTTTCTACAAGCTGGCGGAAGGTGCGAGCAAGGACCTGAAAGTGGTGCTCGGTGGTGAGGGCGCGGATGAGGCGTTTGCAGGGTATTCCTTCCAAGGTGTCATCACGAAGGTGGAGAAGATGCGCCGGATGATTCCGGGAGTGACTTCCATCGCGGCGCCCATCTTTGCGGCGACGCCTCCCGGCATCCTGAACAAGTTTTTCACCTTCCCGGCGGACCTTGGCAGCCAGGGGAAGAAGCGCGTGGTGGAGTTCCTTTCCAAGTACAGCGGCCGCGATCTGAACCACAACTTCAATGCCCTGCGCACGCTGTGGAGTCAGGATGAGAGACGCGATACGTACTCGGAGAAGTTCAAGAATCTGGCCACTGATGCCTGGATGGCGAAGGAGAAGGAAAAGGACAAGCATGGACCCTTCCTCGATCGACTCCTGAAGTTGCAGTACGACGAATGGCTGCAGGACTGGGCGCTCATCCGCCAGGACAAGAACACCATGGCGCACTCGCTGGAGTACCGCCTGCCCTTCCTCGATCACCGTTTGATTGAACTGGCCTTCACGATGCCTGCGCATCTGAAGATCAACAAGGGCACGGACAAGTTCATCGAGCGCCAGCTTGCGGACAAGGTCTTTCCCCAGCACATCGCGCGTCGTCAGAAGATTCCCTTCTACCTGCCGGTCGAGTACTTCCTGGATCAGCCGCAGTTCAAGTCACTCGTCGCGGAGACCTTGAACCCGGATGCCGTGAAGAAGCGTGGTTACTTCGACCCGGCGAAGGTGACCCGTCTGCTGGAGAACATGCGCAGCACACGTGAGTTCGTGTATTGCAAGCAGGTCATGTCCCTCGTGGTGCTGGAACTGTGGCACCGGGTGTTCGTGGACAAGAGCATCCGATTTGATTGA
- a CDS encoding SGNH/GDSL hydrolase family protein: MKFHRHSPIPAILLILATLSASQVISPILAQDVAPKPPQKVLILGNSITRHGPKPDIGWTGNWGMAASAEDKDFVHLIEKALTARANAKPTVLAVNIAEFERNYASYDVDAKLKDAADFGADLIILAIGENVPALTTEESKAQLKASVQKLLTRLKANRNPQIIVRSSFWSNTAKDETLKQACQESGGVFVDISALGKDESNYARSERPFKHEGVARHPGDKGMQAIADAIVRAVH; encoded by the coding sequence ATGAAATTCCACCGCCACTCCCCCATTCCGGCCATCCTTCTCATTTTGGCCACCCTTTCGGCGTCCCAAGTCATCTCCCCCATCCTGGCTCAGGATGTTGCGCCGAAGCCTCCCCAGAAGGTCCTCATCCTCGGCAACAGCATCACCCGGCACGGCCCCAAGCCGGACATCGGGTGGACAGGCAACTGGGGCATGGCAGCAAGCGCAGAGGACAAGGACTTCGTCCACCTGATTGAAAAAGCCCTGACCGCTCGTGCCAATGCAAAGCCAACCGTACTGGCGGTAAACATTGCCGAGTTTGAGAGAAACTACGCTTCCTATGATGTGGATGCGAAGCTCAAGGACGCTGCGGACTTCGGGGCCGACCTCATCATTCTCGCCATTGGTGAGAACGTGCCTGCACTCACCACGGAAGAGTCGAAGGCACAACTCAAAGCCAGCGTGCAGAAGCTCCTCACCCGGTTGAAGGCGAACCGCAATCCACAGATCATCGTGCGCAGTTCCTTCTGGTCCAACACCGCCAAGGATGAAACGCTGAAGCAAGCCTGTCAGGAGTCCGGAGGTGTGTTTGTTGATATCAGCGCACTCGGAAAGGACGAATCCAACTACGCCCGATCCGAGCGCCCCTTCAAACACGAAGGTGTGGCCAGGCATCCGGGAGACAAAGGGATGCAAGCCATTGCTGATGCCATTGTGCGCGCCGTTCACTAG